A window from Gallus gallus isolate bGalGal1 chromosome 5, bGalGal1.mat.broiler.GRCg7b, whole genome shotgun sequence encodes these proteins:
- the DIO2 gene encoding type II iodothyronine deiodinase isoform a (isoform a is encoded by transcript variant 1; The RefSeq protein has 1 substitution compared to this genomic sequence) has protein sequence MGLLSVDLLITLQILPVFFSNCLFLALYDSVILLKHMVLFLSRSKSARGEWRRMLTSEGLRCVWNSFLLDAYKQVKLGGEAPNSSVIHIAKGNDGSNSSWKSVGGKCGTKCHLLDFANSERPLVVNFGSATUPPFTSQLSAFSKLVEEFSGVADFLLVYIDEAHPSDGWAAPGISPSSFEVKKHRNQEDRCAAAHQLLERFSLPPQCQVVADCMDNNANVAYGVSFERVCIVQRQKIAYLGGKGPFFYNLQEVRLWLEQNFSKR, from the exons ATGGGTCTGTTAAGTGTGGATTTGCTGATCACGCTTCAGATCTTGCCGGTCTTTTTCTCCAATTGCCTCTTCCTTGCGCTGTATGACTCTGTGATCCTCCTGAAGCACATGGTGCTGTTTCTGAGCCGCTCCAAGTCTGCGCGCGGCGAGTGGCGGAGGATGCTGACCTCGGAGGGGCTGCGCTGCGTCTGGAACAGCTTCCTCCTGGACGCCTACAAGCAG GTCAAACTTGGAGGAGAAGCTCCGAACTCCAGTGTAATCCACATAGCCAAGGGCAACGATGGCAGCAATAGCAGCTGGAAGAGTGTTGGTGGCAAGTGTGGAACCAAGTGCCATCTTCTGGATTTTGCCAACTCTGAGCGGCCACTGGTGGTTAATTTCGGCTCAGCTACCTGACCACCATTCACAAGCCAGCTGTCTGCCTTCAGCAAGCTGGTGGAAGAGTTCTCTGGAGTGGCTGACTTTCTGTTAGTCTACATTGATGAGGCTCACCCATCAGATGGCTGGGCAGCTCCTGGTATCTCCCCCTCTTCCTTTGAAGTTAAGAAGCACAGGAATCAGGAAGATCGATGTGCAGCTGCTCACCAGCTCCTGGAACGCTTCTCCTTGCCACCTCAGTGCCAAGTGGTGGCTGACTGCATGGACAACAATGCCAATGTGGCCTATGGGGTTTCATTTGAGCGAGTGTGCATTGTGCAGAGACAAAAAATTGCCTACCTGGGAGGTAAAGGCCCCTTTTTCTACAATCTTCAGGAGGTTCGTCTTTGGTTGGAACAAAACTTCAGCAAAAGATGA
- the DIO2 gene encoding type II iodothyronine deiodinase isoform b (isoform b is encoded by transcript variant 2): protein MGLLSVDLLITLQILPVFFSNCLFLALYDSVILLKHMVLFLSRSKSARGQTWRRSSELQCNPHSQGQRWQQ, encoded by the exons ATGGGTCTGTTAAGTGTGGATTTGCTGATCACGCTTCAGATCTTGCCGGTCTTTTTCTCCAATTGCCTCTTCCTTGCGCTGTATGACTCTGTGATCCTCCTGAAGCACATGGTGCTGTTTCTGAGCCGCTCCAAGTCTGCGCGCG GTCAAACTTGGAGGAGAAGCTCCGAACTCCAGTGTAATCCACATAGCCAAGGGCAACGATGGCAGCAATAG